A DNA window from Mycolicibacter hiberniae contains the following coding sequences:
- a CDS encoding TIGR00366 family protein: MTAPGRRHSVMQSLTGLSVRYVERLMPDPYLFAVILTLIVAGLVATLVDGASGSGMLQAWYAGVWGPDNIFTFAFQMVLILVTGYTLAEAPALKRAIAAIAEKPRTQTQAALLCFAVSAVLSLLNWGLGLVSGALIARQVARRFPDSHFGYLVAAAFTGFIVWTQGLSSSIALANTDPGSPINVIHKIAGFTVPLSQTIFQPYSWLSAIVVLAVLAVALWRMEPSESLAPDPAVFDDQDAVDSPGNRTFAEWLENLWVLNVVLFAAGITYFAASGFVLNVSSMIMLFTVTSALLHRTPIRFIRAFTGAAKVSGPLLLQYPLYGGLVGLLAYQGAEGTKPLQTLLAQTLVNGATEYTLPFLTFVGSVIISLFVPSGGGHWAVQGPIAVDSALAIGQHSPGYLGLVSMAVAVGEGVTNMIQPFWLLPLLAIAKLHVRQVMGFTLVAFFIGFTVLGAMTLIAPFVV, from the coding sequence ATGACCGCACCGGGACGGCGGCACAGCGTCATGCAGTCGCTCACCGGGCTCAGTGTCCGCTATGTGGAGCGCCTGATGCCCGACCCGTATCTGTTCGCGGTGATACTTACGCTCATCGTCGCGGGACTGGTCGCAACGCTGGTCGATGGCGCCTCGGGCAGCGGCATGCTGCAGGCCTGGTACGCGGGCGTGTGGGGACCGGACAACATCTTCACGTTCGCCTTCCAGATGGTGCTGATCCTGGTGACGGGTTACACGTTGGCCGAAGCGCCCGCGCTGAAGCGGGCCATCGCGGCCATCGCGGAAAAGCCACGCACCCAAACCCAGGCGGCCTTGCTCTGCTTTGCCGTCAGCGCCGTTCTGTCCCTGCTGAACTGGGGTCTGGGCCTGGTCTCCGGCGCGCTGATCGCCCGCCAGGTCGCACGCCGCTTCCCCGATTCGCATTTCGGCTACCTGGTCGCCGCGGCGTTCACCGGGTTCATCGTCTGGACGCAAGGCCTGTCCTCATCGATCGCGCTGGCCAACACCGATCCCGGCAGCCCCATCAACGTGATCCACAAGATCGCCGGATTCACCGTGCCGTTGAGCCAGACCATCTTCCAGCCGTACAGCTGGCTGTCGGCGATCGTGGTGTTGGCCGTGCTCGCGGTCGCGCTGTGGCGCATGGAGCCCTCCGAAAGCCTTGCTCCCGATCCCGCGGTGTTCGACGACCAGGACGCCGTCGACAGTCCGGGCAACCGGACGTTCGCCGAATGGCTGGAAAACCTGTGGGTGCTCAACGTCGTGCTCTTCGCCGCGGGCATCACGTATTTCGCCGCCAGCGGCTTTGTGCTCAATGTCTCCTCGATGATCATGCTGTTCACCGTCACCAGCGCGCTGCTGCACCGCACTCCGATCCGGTTCATCCGGGCGTTCACCGGTGCGGCGAAGGTCTCCGGGCCCCTGCTGCTGCAATATCCGCTGTACGGCGGTCTGGTCGGGCTGTTGGCCTATCAGGGCGCCGAGGGCACCAAGCCACTGCAGACCCTGCTGGCACAGACCCTGGTGAACGGCGCGACTGAGTACACGTTGCCGTTTCTCACGTTCGTCGGGTCGGTGATCATCAGCCTGTTCGTGCCGTCCGGCGGCGGCCATTGGGCGGTGCAGGGGCCGATCGCCGTCGACTCCGCGCTGGCGATCGGCCAGCACTCCCCCGGTTATCTGGGCCTGGTCTCCATGGCCGTCGCTGTCGGCGAGGGCGTGACGAACATGATCCAGCCGTTCTGGCTGCTGCCGTTGCTGGCGATCGCCAAGCTGCATGTCCGCCAGGTCATGGGATTCACCCTGGTGGCATTTTTCATCGGCTTCACCGTGTTGGGAGCGATGACATTGATTGCCCCGTTTGTGGTGTGA
- a CDS encoding TetR/AcrR family transcriptional regulator — protein sequence MTGPASAAGTDPAAARLTMRDRQRMMTRDHIMAAALEGFAERGYVAVTIDDIVRRAGIGRATFYLHFDSKAAVLRELRSTAMTVWAQQDAPRGGASGRPSIRAFFEKLVDFYTRTPQLYMALHQARAADPEFAAAHRETMEANVVEWTEAGVMPGATEAKLRLAIAMMYTMVDSFMHLWLVDGWPLEREAAIGAMTDALHATMR from the coding sequence ATGACCGGACCGGCATCGGCTGCCGGAACCGACCCGGCCGCTGCGAGATTGACGATGCGCGACCGGCAGCGCATGATGACCCGCGACCACATCATGGCCGCGGCGCTGGAGGGCTTCGCCGAGCGCGGCTACGTCGCGGTCACCATCGACGACATCGTGCGCCGGGCCGGCATCGGCCGGGCAACCTTCTATCTCCATTTCGACTCCAAAGCCGCGGTGCTGCGCGAGCTGCGCAGCACCGCGATGACCGTCTGGGCCCAGCAGGACGCCCCGCGCGGGGGTGCGTCCGGCCGGCCGTCGATCAGGGCGTTCTTCGAGAAGCTGGTCGACTTCTACACCCGGACGCCGCAGCTCTACATGGCCCTGCATCAGGCGAGGGCGGCCGACCCGGAATTCGCCGCCGCGCACCGAGAGACGATGGAGGCCAACGTCGTCGAGTGGACCGAGGCCGGCGTCATGCCCGGCGCGACCGAGGCCAAACTGCGGCTGGCCATCGCCATGATGTACACCATGGTCGATTCGTTCATGCATCTGTGGTTAGTCGACGGCTGGCCGCTGGAGCGCGAGGCCGCGATCGGCGCGATGACCGACGCCCTGCACGCCACGATGCGCTGA
- a CDS encoding acyl-CoA dehydrogenase family protein: protein MPISDTAVPVLRSVEDVLDTAATIAASVAAGAVQREIDGTLPTDALTQISNSGLLGILVPASFGGPDLPRSTAVEVLRVLAQADSSVGQLLLSHYVLTAALGGLASREPAPRIYRDVLNGAQLGNASVERGTRTSVERTTTVTRHSDGGWVLEGTKFYATGSLGATWIAVAARIGGTDHGATVFVRPDDPGVTLNLDKWSAFGQRGTASGEVVLDNVHVADDLVIDEGPDPDPIAADPSVLGAFDQALHTAIDVGAARAALEDGARFVASRSRPWFEAQVERAADESHVVRRFGELTAKLYALEALLAHGARLVDDALAAPVLTRPAAAAASLQVAAAKALAQEYSVEIAGGIFELAGASATDAKFALDRHWRNLRVHTLHDPARWKYVHLGRHTLDGTLPPRLGLLL, encoded by the coding sequence ATGCCCATCAGCGACACCGCCGTACCCGTTCTGCGGTCGGTTGAGGACGTTTTGGACACCGCGGCCACCATCGCGGCCTCCGTTGCCGCCGGAGCCGTCCAGCGTGAGATCGACGGCACCCTGCCGACCGACGCGCTGACGCAGATCAGCAACTCAGGCCTGCTGGGCATTCTGGTACCCGCGAGCTTCGGCGGGCCGGACCTGCCCCGCTCCACCGCCGTTGAGGTGCTGCGCGTCCTCGCGCAAGCCGACTCCTCAGTCGGCCAGTTATTGCTGTCGCACTACGTTCTGACCGCCGCTCTTGGCGGCCTCGCGTCGCGTGAACCCGCCCCGAGGATCTACCGAGACGTCCTCAACGGCGCCCAACTCGGCAACGCCAGCGTCGAACGCGGCACCCGCACCAGCGTGGAACGCACCACCACCGTGACCCGCCATTCCGACGGTGGTTGGGTGCTCGAGGGCACCAAGTTCTACGCCACTGGATCACTCGGCGCGACGTGGATCGCAGTGGCCGCACGTATCGGTGGAACCGACCACGGCGCGACCGTCTTCGTTCGCCCCGACGACCCGGGTGTCACCTTGAACCTGGATAAGTGGTCAGCCTTCGGACAGCGCGGAACAGCCAGCGGGGAAGTCGTTCTGGACAACGTGCATGTCGCCGATGACCTCGTCATCGACGAAGGACCCGACCCCGACCCCATAGCGGCGGACCCATCGGTGTTGGGGGCCTTCGATCAGGCGCTGCACACGGCCATCGATGTCGGCGCCGCTCGCGCCGCCCTCGAAGACGGTGCACGGTTCGTCGCATCGCGCAGCAGGCCCTGGTTCGAGGCGCAGGTCGAGCGCGCCGCCGACGAATCACACGTCGTCCGCCGATTCGGCGAGCTGACAGCCAAGCTCTACGCCCTGGAAGCTTTGTTGGCCCACGGCGCGCGCCTGGTCGACGACGCGCTAGCGGCACCGGTGCTGACTCGCCCGGCAGCGGCGGCCGCCTCTCTTCAGGTGGCCGCCGCAAAGGCGCTCGCTCAGGAGTACTCCGTCGAGATCGCCGGCGGAATCTTCGAACTCGCCGGAGCCTCAGCCACCGATGCCAAATTCGCGCTCGACCGGCACTGGCGCAACCTGCGTGTGCACACCCTGCACGACCCCGCGCGATGGAAATACGTCCACCTGGGACGACACACCCTCGACGGAACTCTTCCGCCTCGGCTCGGACTGCTCCTGTGA
- a CDS encoding APC family permease: MPAPGGAPHAPLPRRLGVFDAVLIGLGSMVGAGIFVAMAPAARAAGGALLLGLAIAAVIAYCNATSSARLAALYPASGGTYVYGRERLGPFWGYLAGWGFVVGKTASCAAMALTVGVYAWPAHPHAVAVGAVVALTAVNMAGVQKSAWLTRAIVAVVLAVLAAVIVTAFAGGPAPLPVTPVPSAPLGAVLQAAGLLFFAFAGYARIATLGEEVRDPARTIPRAIPIALGVALVFYALIAIAALNVLGPQRLAESPAPLTQIVVDAGASWLSPAVRVAAVVAATGSLLALILGVSRTTLAMARDRYLPEALAAVHSRFGVPHRAELAVGVVVAVLAATTDIRGAIGFSSFAVLVYYAVANASALTLSAREGRPPRLIPLVGLAGCVTVAFAMPRTSVLAGLAVFALGVAVYGVHRYAAASGQR; the protein is encoded by the coding sequence ATGCCGGCGCCCGGCGGTGCGCCGCATGCGCCCTTGCCGCGCCGGCTGGGTGTCTTCGACGCCGTGTTGATCGGACTGGGCTCCATGGTCGGTGCGGGAATCTTCGTGGCGATGGCTCCGGCCGCGCGGGCGGCGGGCGGGGCGCTGCTGCTGGGATTGGCCATCGCGGCGGTGATCGCCTACTGCAATGCGACCTCGTCGGCACGGCTGGCGGCGCTGTACCCGGCCTCCGGTGGCACCTACGTGTACGGCCGGGAGCGGCTGGGCCCCTTCTGGGGATACCTGGCCGGGTGGGGTTTCGTGGTCGGGAAGACGGCCTCGTGTGCGGCGATGGCGTTGACGGTAGGGGTTTACGCGTGGCCGGCGCATCCGCACGCGGTGGCCGTGGGCGCAGTGGTGGCGCTGACGGCGGTGAACATGGCGGGGGTGCAGAAGTCGGCGTGGCTGACCCGGGCGATTGTGGCGGTGGTGCTGGCCGTACTGGCCGCGGTGATCGTGACCGCGTTCGCCGGCGGTCCCGCGCCGCTCCCGGTGACACCGGTGCCCTCGGCGCCGCTGGGTGCGGTGTTGCAGGCGGCGGGACTGCTGTTCTTCGCGTTCGCCGGCTATGCGCGCATCGCCACGCTGGGTGAGGAGGTTCGCGATCCGGCCCGCACCATTCCCCGGGCTATCCCGATCGCTCTGGGGGTCGCCCTGGTCTTCTACGCGCTGATAGCGATAGCGGCATTGAATGTTCTTGGCCCGCAGCGCCTTGCGGAATCACCGGCGCCGCTGACACAGATTGTCGTCGACGCCGGGGCGTCGTGGCTGTCTCCGGCGGTACGTGTGGCGGCTGTGGTGGCGGCGACGGGATCGCTGCTGGCGCTGATCTTGGGGGTCTCGCGCACGACGCTGGCGATGGCACGGGACCGATATCTGCCCGAAGCGCTGGCTGCGGTTCATTCCCGGTTCGGGGTGCCGCACCGAGCCGAGCTGGCGGTGGGAGTAGTGGTCGCAGTCCTGGCCGCCACCACCGATATCCGCGGCGCGATCGGGTTCTCGTCGTTCGCGGTGCTGGTCTATTACGCGGTGGCGAACGCTTCCGCCTTGACATTGTCGGCCCGCGAAGGCCGCCCGCCGCGGCTGATTCCGCTCGTCGGGCTGGCGGGGTGCGTCACCGTGGCGTTCGCCATGCCGCGGACCTCGGTACTGGCCGGGCTGGCGGTCTTCGCACTCGGGGTCGCCGTCTACGGGGTGCACCGGTACGCCGCCGCGTCGGGGCAGCGCTGA
- a CDS encoding isopenicillin N synthase family dioxygenase: MLPVLDLSDADTDPERFRVALREAAHTFGFFYLTGHGVPAAQITALLALARTFFALPVTEKNRISQLKSPQFRGYSRLGGELTNGLVDWREQIDIGPERPVLPEAQGYWHLQGPNLWPDQPAGFREAFERWDRLLSAVGLRLLRQWAVSLGATDDLFDAAFVLPATLIKVVRYPGRADGEQGVGAHKDSGVLTLLLVEPESDGLQVELTTGEWVNVPPVPGAFIVNIGELLEVATGGYLRATQHRVLSPKPGTDRVSIPYFLNPALDATIPVITLPPELARLARGVEADPDNPIFNTYGENAWKSRTRAHPDVAALHHGITPPISGASSY; this comes from the coding sequence ATGTTGCCCGTGCTCGACCTGTCTGACGCTGACACCGACCCGGAGCGTTTCCGCGTTGCGTTGCGGGAGGCGGCACACACGTTCGGTTTCTTCTACTTGACCGGACACGGTGTCCCAGCCGCTCAGATCACGGCCCTCCTGGCCCTGGCCAGGACGTTCTTCGCCCTGCCGGTAACCGAGAAGAACCGAATCAGTCAGTTGAAAAGTCCGCAGTTCCGCGGCTACTCACGGCTGGGCGGTGAGCTGACGAACGGCCTGGTCGACTGGCGCGAGCAGATCGACATCGGTCCAGAGCGACCCGTACTGCCCGAGGCGCAGGGCTACTGGCACTTGCAGGGCCCCAACCTGTGGCCCGATCAGCCCGCCGGCTTCCGGGAGGCCTTCGAGCGCTGGGACCGCTTGCTGTCGGCGGTCGGCCTGCGGCTGCTCAGACAGTGGGCGGTGTCGCTGGGGGCAACCGACGACCTGTTCGACGCCGCGTTCGTTCTGCCGGCGACCCTGATCAAGGTCGTGCGCTACCCCGGCCGTGCCGACGGCGAACAGGGAGTCGGTGCACACAAAGATTCGGGGGTGCTGACGCTGCTGCTGGTAGAGCCCGAATCCGACGGATTGCAGGTGGAGCTGACCACCGGTGAGTGGGTCAACGTGCCGCCCGTCCCGGGTGCCTTCATCGTCAACATCGGCGAGCTTCTCGAGGTCGCCACCGGTGGCTATCTGCGGGCCACCCAGCACCGGGTGCTGTCACCGAAGCCCGGCACCGACCGCGTGTCCATCCCGTACTTCCTCAACCCTGCGCTGGACGCCACGATCCCCGTGATCACCTTGCCGCCGGAACTGGCCAGACTGGCCCGTGGTGTCGAGGCCGATCCGGACAATCCCATCTTCAACACCTACGGCGAGAATGCCTGGAAGTCCCGCACCCGAGCGCATCCCGACGTCGCCGCACTTCATCACGGAATCACGCCGCCGATCTCCGGCGCTTCGAGCTACTGA
- a CDS encoding LysR family transcriptional regulator, whose product MFDVRRLVVLQEIARAGSLSAAAVALNYTTSAVSQQVTALERDLCCALLVRGPSGARLTPAGRKLLEHVPAIMGAVAAAERDLASITAARPGVVRIASFASAAAVILPPAIAQVRRALPGVGVELVAVDPDDGVELLRSGDADAAMVTEVPGARPEFPGISTMGVYNDEFFVVLPLGHRLAGRAEVTLADLASDNWVVSTQTGQCPDTRVFRNACQRAGFEPTVSYRAEEYATVQGLVAAGLGVSLVPSLAALGSRPDVAVRRVAGHRPVRTVAVATTAPPAPASVLAAVIGFIAAAGAATAENAVCSVAAHASSVA is encoded by the coding sequence ATGTTCGACGTGCGCAGGCTGGTGGTGCTGCAGGAAATCGCACGTGCCGGATCGTTGAGCGCGGCAGCCGTCGCGCTGAATTACACCACTTCGGCGGTGTCGCAGCAGGTCACCGCTCTGGAACGCGATCTGTGCTGCGCCCTGTTGGTGCGCGGCCCGTCGGGTGCGCGCCTTACTCCGGCAGGGCGCAAGCTGCTCGAACATGTTCCGGCGATCATGGGTGCGGTTGCCGCCGCCGAACGCGACCTCGCGTCGATCACCGCCGCGAGACCCGGCGTGGTGCGCATCGCGTCGTTCGCCAGCGCCGCCGCGGTAATCCTTCCGCCCGCGATCGCCCAGGTGCGCCGCGCGCTGCCCGGCGTTGGCGTGGAGTTGGTCGCCGTAGACCCCGACGACGGAGTCGAACTACTGCGCAGCGGAGACGCCGACGCCGCAATGGTCACCGAAGTCCCCGGCGCCCGACCGGAGTTTCCCGGGATCAGCACCATGGGGGTCTACAACGACGAGTTCTTCGTCGTTCTGCCACTCGGGCACCGCCTCGCGGGACGGGCCGAGGTAACGCTGGCAGACCTCGCCAGCGACAACTGGGTGGTGAGCACCCAGACGGGCCAGTGTCCCGACACCCGGGTTTTCCGAAACGCTTGCCAGCGTGCCGGATTCGAGCCGACGGTCAGTTACCGCGCGGAAGAGTACGCAACCGTGCAAGGCCTCGTCGCTGCTGGGCTCGGCGTATCCCTGGTACCGTCGCTGGCCGCGTTGGGGTCGCGCCCCGACGTCGCCGTGCGAAGGGTGGCCGGACATCGCCCCGTGCGCACGGTCGCCGTCGCCACCACCGCTCCCCCGGCGCCGGCCAGTGTTCTGGCAGCCGTGATCGGGTTCATCGCCGCTGCCGGGGCGGCAACCGCGGAAAACGCCGTGTGCAGTGTTGCTGCACACGCTTCCAGCGTCGCTTGA
- a CDS encoding tetratricopeptide repeat protein: MSSYGFDLGSYSRATTSSAAESQLWFDRGLNWIFGFNHEEATACFHEALRHDPGCAMAWWGVAYAAGPNYNKPWELFDERETLEALALARQASAKALSHAADASPADRALIEALQFRYQAQRPSGDLQGWNEQYAHAMRQVYTRFGDDPDIATFFAEALMNLNPWNMWDLRTGEPTAGSHTLECREVLETAITQRRTRGEAAHPGLWHLYIHLMEMSATPEAALRVADELRRLVPDSGHLAHMPTHIDILCGHYQDVVDWNDTGIERDVKYWRYAGAQNFYSNYRVHNYHFKLYGAMFLGRFGPAMDAVRDMHDTIPDELVEIESPPMADWLEGYKSIGTHALVRFGRWHDLIAAPLPDNPALFCMTAAMNYYGKGVAHAALKQHDDAAAAQRLFEHTAATVPESRHLHNVRCVDILGVARELLAGEIAYHRGEFDAAFSHLREAVRLEDLLPYDEPWGWMMPSRHALGALLLEQGHVEEATRAYEADLGLNDDVIRSNRHPNNVWALVGLHRCYELLGRHDQARAIRPQRDVALAWADDDIRSSCFCSLPAAAPSSTPHCC, encoded by the coding sequence TTGAGCAGCTACGGTTTCGACCTCGGTAGCTACAGTCGGGCCACCACTTCGTCCGCTGCCGAGAGTCAACTCTGGTTCGACCGGGGCCTGAACTGGATATTCGGCTTCAACCACGAAGAGGCCACTGCGTGCTTCCACGAGGCGCTGCGCCACGACCCCGGCTGCGCCATGGCGTGGTGGGGCGTGGCGTATGCGGCCGGACCCAACTACAACAAGCCCTGGGAGCTGTTCGACGAACGCGAGACCCTGGAGGCTCTCGCGCTCGCACGGCAGGCGAGCGCCAAGGCGCTGTCCCATGCCGCGGATGCGTCACCCGCTGACCGGGCACTGATCGAAGCCCTTCAGTTCCGCTATCAGGCGCAGCGTCCCTCGGGGGATCTGCAGGGGTGGAATGAGCAGTACGCGCACGCGATGCGGCAGGTCTATACGCGATTCGGCGACGACCCCGACATCGCAACATTCTTCGCGGAAGCGCTGATGAACCTCAACCCGTGGAACATGTGGGATCTGCGAACCGGTGAGCCCACCGCAGGGTCACACACCCTGGAGTGCCGAGAGGTGCTGGAAACCGCCATCACCCAGCGCCGCACGCGGGGTGAGGCTGCCCATCCGGGTCTGTGGCACCTGTACATCCACCTCATGGAGATGTCCGCCACGCCCGAAGCAGCCCTGCGCGTTGCCGACGAATTGCGCCGCCTGGTACCCGATTCGGGACATCTGGCGCACATGCCCACCCACATCGACATCCTGTGCGGGCACTACCAGGACGTCGTCGACTGGAACGACACCGGTATCGAGAGAGACGTCAAGTACTGGCGATACGCGGGCGCGCAGAACTTCTACTCGAACTACCGCGTGCACAACTACCACTTCAAGCTGTACGGCGCGATGTTTCTCGGCCGGTTCGGTCCCGCCATGGACGCGGTGCGCGACATGCACGACACCATCCCCGACGAACTGGTGGAGATCGAAAGCCCGCCGATGGCGGACTGGCTCGAAGGCTACAAATCCATCGGCACCCATGCCCTCGTCCGCTTCGGCCGCTGGCACGATCTGATCGCCGCACCGCTGCCCGACAATCCGGCACTGTTCTGCATGACCGCGGCCATGAACTACTACGGCAAGGGCGTAGCCCACGCCGCACTCAAACAACACGATGACGCGGCGGCAGCACAGCGCCTCTTCGAACACACCGCGGCCACGGTTCCCGAGAGCCGGCATCTGCACAATGTGCGCTGCGTCGACATACTCGGCGTCGCCCGCGAACTGTTGGCCGGCGAGATCGCCTACCATCGGGGCGAATTCGATGCCGCCTTCAGCCACCTGCGCGAGGCGGTGCGCCTGGAAGATCTGTTGCCCTACGACGAGCCGTGGGGATGGATGATGCCCAGCCGCCACGCGCTGGGCGCGCTCCTGCTCGAGCAGGGACACGTCGAAGAAGCGACCCGCGCCTACGAAGCCGATCTGGGCCTCAACGACGACGTGATCCGCTCCAACCGGCATCCCAACAACGTGTGGGCACTGGTGGGACTGCACCGATGCTATGAGCTGCTGGGCAGACACGACCAGGCCCGCGCCATCAGACCGCAACGCGACGTCGCCCTGGCCTGGGCTGACGACGACATCCGCTCCTCCTGCTTCTGCAGCCTGCCGGCCGCCGCGCCGTCATCAACGCCGCACTGCTGCTAG
- a CDS encoding flavin-containing monooxygenase produces MASTADGLGPQPAHYDPEWVRAKYALERDKRLRPEAVNQFIEVTADFSHYADDPWTERAERAPVHDHVQVAIIGAGLGSLVAAARLRESGFDDIRLIDTAGDVGGTWYWNRYPGVQCDVESYIYLPLLEELNYVPTERYAHGPEIREHLQNIARHYRLYDNALLGTTVTGLHWDDAAKRWQITTDRGDTCTATLVAVSPGSLTRPKLPGIPGINEFRGHTFHTSRWDFGYTGGDESGGLTKLTDKRVGVIGTGSTGLQCIPHLAEWAQQLYVFQRTPSTVSVRGNRPTDPHWAAGLKPGWQRERMENFTRVTCGVEMELDLTDDGWTHKALELSEAAVARETQRLGREMTATEIADFLFHADYLAMERLRARIDQTVRDRKTAEALKPWYRLNCKRPGYHDQYLDAFNRDNVRLVDTDGRGVERFTETAVVVDGAEHEVDALVFATGFEVGTEFTRRLGFEIIGRNDVRLSDAWAKGMRTLHGLQAHGFPNCFFLGYTQSGVSPNYTHTAEERARHFAYLVTTFVQRGARTIEATKAAEDQWLAAMEEASEKPKAFYAECTPSYLSSEGDRENPHGMLSTNFGGKPVDFFAMLHAWRCTGRLDGVILQ; encoded by the coding sequence ATGGCCTCGACGGCCGATGGCCTGGGACCCCAGCCGGCGCACTACGATCCCGAATGGGTCCGCGCCAAGTACGCGCTCGAACGCGACAAGCGGCTGCGACCCGAAGCCGTGAACCAGTTCATCGAGGTCACCGCGGATTTCTCCCACTACGCCGACGACCCGTGGACCGAGCGCGCCGAGCGGGCCCCGGTACACGACCACGTCCAGGTGGCGATCATCGGCGCCGGCCTGGGCAGCCTGGTCGCGGCCGCGCGACTGCGGGAGTCGGGCTTCGACGACATCCGGTTGATCGACACCGCCGGCGACGTCGGCGGCACCTGGTACTGGAACCGCTACCCCGGCGTGCAGTGCGACGTCGAGTCCTATATCTATCTGCCACTGCTCGAAGAGCTGAACTACGTCCCCACCGAGCGCTACGCGCACGGCCCGGAGATCCGCGAGCACCTGCAGAACATCGCCCGGCACTATCGCCTGTACGACAACGCACTGCTGGGCACCACCGTCACCGGCCTGCACTGGGACGATGCCGCCAAGCGATGGCAGATCACCACCGATCGCGGCGACACCTGCACCGCCACCCTGGTCGCCGTATCGCCCGGTTCGCTGACCCGGCCGAAGCTTCCGGGCATCCCGGGCATCAACGAGTTCCGCGGCCACACCTTCCACACCAGCCGGTGGGACTTCGGCTACACCGGCGGCGACGAATCCGGCGGGCTGACCAAGCTCACCGACAAACGGGTCGGCGTCATCGGCACCGGGTCGACGGGACTGCAGTGCATCCCACACCTCGCCGAGTGGGCGCAGCAGCTCTACGTCTTCCAGCGCACCCCGAGCACGGTTTCGGTGCGCGGCAACCGCCCCACCGACCCCCACTGGGCGGCCGGCCTCAAACCGGGCTGGCAACGCGAACGCATGGAGAACTTCACCCGCGTCACCTGCGGAGTGGAGATGGAGCTCGACCTCACCGATGACGGCTGGACACACAAGGCACTCGAACTGAGCGAGGCCGCCGTAGCGCGCGAGACCCAGCGACTGGGCCGAGAGATGACGGCCACCGAGATCGCCGACTTTCTGTTCCACGCCGACTACCTCGCGATGGAGCGGTTGCGCGCGCGGATCGACCAAACCGTGCGCGACCGCAAGACCGCCGAGGCGCTCAAACCCTGGTATCGGCTGAACTGCAAGCGCCCCGGCTACCACGACCAGTACCTCGACGCCTTCAACCGGGACAACGTCAGGCTGGTCGACACCGACGGGCGCGGCGTCGAGCGCTTCACCGAGACCGCGGTCGTGGTCGACGGGGCCGAGCACGAGGTCGACGCGCTGGTCTTCGCGACCGGCTTCGAGGTGGGCACCGAATTCACCCGGCGGCTGGGTTTCGAGATCATCGGCCGCAACGACGTGCGGCTCAGCGACGCCTGGGCGAAGGGCATGCGGACCCTGCACGGTCTGCAGGCCCACGGCTTTCCCAATTGCTTCTTCCTCGGCTACACCCAGTCCGGTGTCTCGCCCAACTACACCCACACCGCCGAAGAACGCGCCCGCCACTTCGCCTACCTGGTCACGACATTCGTGCAGCGGGGCGCACGCACCATCGAGGCCACCAAGGCCGCCGAGGACCAGTGGCTGGCCGCAATGGAGGAAGCGTCGGAGAAGCCCAAGGCCTTCTACGCCGAGTGCACGCCGAGCTACCTGAGCTCCGAGGGCGATCGGGAGAATCCGCACGGCATGCTCTCGACCAACTTCGGCGGCAAGCCCGTCGACTTCTTCGCAATGTTGCACGCCTGGCGCTGCACCGGCCGGCTCGACGGGGTGATCCTGCAATGA
- a CDS encoding STM3941 family protein, giving the protein MPFEAHLDRGKIAVLLAIAVAFVLAGVWLVGGFGPVGPIRGWSPEALGIFGWCAIVFFGLGVAVLAGRLVQSGVEVRIDADGVYRRRGGNRVIPWSAIERVRTVDAGRVQLAYLYLNDAAAVGGRSRPGAASFGDVTLSLQGTDKTVGEMRAAFDHFAPGRREDARGN; this is encoded by the coding sequence ATGCCGTTCGAAGCGCACCTGGACCGGGGCAAAATCGCCGTCCTGCTCGCCATTGCCGTCGCGTTCGTCCTGGCCGGAGTGTGGCTGGTCGGGGGATTCGGTCCGGTCGGCCCCATCCGCGGCTGGTCGCCGGAGGCGCTGGGCATCTTCGGCTGGTGCGCGATCGTGTTCTTCGGTCTCGGCGTGGCGGTGCTCGCCGGCCGGCTGGTTCAGTCGGGCGTGGAGGTCCGCATCGACGCCGACGGTGTCTACCGGCGGCGCGGCGGCAACCGGGTGATTCCCTGGAGCGCGATCGAGCGGGTCAGGACCGTGGACGCCGGCCGGGTGCAGCTGGCCTACCTCTACCTCAACGACGCTGCCGCGGTCGGCGGCCGCAGCAGACCGGGGGCAGCGTCATTCGGTGACGTGACGCTTTCGCTGCAGGGCACCGACAAGACGGTGGGCGAGATGCGGGCCGCGTTCGACCACTTCGCGCCCGGCCGGCGTGAGGACGCCAGGGGCAACTAG